Within the Burkholderia sp. NRF60-BP8 genome, the region CCGGACGTTGCCTCGATGCGTGTCATTCCTCTCAACCACACCCCTTGTGGGCACGCATCGCACTCGGGCTCGCAGGTCACTCCTCTCCCTTGCGAATGTCGGGTGCTCCCGCGACGGCGTTACTCGCCTCGGCCCTCCGGCGACTTTATGCGCACAAACTCCCGGCTTGCAGGTAACGCCGCTCGTCCAGCGAAAGGGCAGCGCACCGAGGCATCTTCGCGACGAGCAGCGCACCGACACAGTAGTCGCGAGGGTCAACATCGAGCGGTCTGCCTTCGGCATCCGCCTCGTCGTCGCCAGCACAACACTCAACCGCGCCACCCATCGCCATCACCTCGTTTATGCGCATAAACCGATAGCCCGAATGGCCAACGCGTAGTTGTTGAACGACAATTTCATTGAAATTCAAATATCGTCCTGTAGAATTCCAACGACCCAAACAGGAGTGAAAATTGGCCGCGGAAATCATTGCAGTCACTCAACAAAAAGGCGGCGTCGGCAAAAGCACGATTGCCATGCATCTCGGCGCCGCGTTCCATGAAAAGGGGAAGCGCGTCCTCGTCATCGACGCAGACCGCCAAAACACGCTGGTTCACTGGTCGAGCGCATCCGGCGACAGCGACAACGGCATCCCGTTTCCGGTCGTCAATCTTGCCGAAGCCGACGGCCAGATCCATCGCGAGATCAAGAAGTTCATCAACGACTACGACATCATCGTCGTGGACTGCCCGCCGTCGATCACCGAGAAAGTCTCCGGCGTCGTCCTGCTGGCCGCATCGATTGCCGTGATCCCGACATCGTCGTCGCCGGCCGATTACTGGTCGAGCGTCGGGCTGGTCAAGCTGATTCAGCAGGCGCAGGTGATGAACGAAGACCTCCGCGCGGTCTTCCTGCTGAACAAGACCGAAGAGAAGCGCATGCTGACCCGCGAGCTCAAGCGTGCACTCGAGGAACTCGGCTTCCCGCTGCTGAAGACGCAGATTCCGACTCGGGAAGCGTACAAGCAGGCGATGGCGCTCGGTCAGACCGTCCTGCAGATGAACGATCGCGGCGGCAAGCTGGCCGCCGCCGAAATTCGCGCATGTGCCGACGAAATCGTCGCCATGCTGCCCTGACTTTATGCGCATAAAGGAGTCACATGAAACCTTCCCAATTTGCCAAAGGATTCCAAGCGCGCCCGGATATCACGACGAGCGAAAAGCGCACGGCGCTTGATCGGCTCAATGCGATCGACGGCATCGTCAAGTCCGAGACACCCGCCGCCGCGCCGACCAAATCCGCGAAGAAAGACATCGCCCCGCCGCCTGCTCCGGAATTCACGATCGATCCGTCGATCGACGAATCGCAACAATATCGCGCGTGGCGCCTCGAGAATCGCTATGCGCCGGGGCAGGTGATCGAGCTCCCGCTGAAGGCGATCAAGCACAGCCCGTTCAAC harbors:
- the parA gene encoding ParA family partition ATPase, giving the protein MAAEIIAVTQQKGGVGKSTIAMHLGAAFHEKGKRVLVIDADRQNTLVHWSSASGDSDNGIPFPVVNLAEADGQIHREIKKFINDYDIIVVDCPPSITEKVSGVVLLAASIAVIPTSSSPADYWSSVGLVKLIQQAQVMNEDLRAVFLLNKTEEKRMLTRELKRALEELGFPLLKTQIPTREAYKQAMALGQTVLQMNDRGGKLAAAEIRACADEIVAMLP